TAAAGGCTTGTGATCAGTGACCAGTAGAAATTTGTTTCCAAATAAGTATGGTCGAAAATATTTCACTGCCCACACTATTGCCagtaattctttttttatGGTGGCATAATGCGTTTCGGACTCCGATAGTGTCCTACTTGCATATGCTATAGGTCTATCATTTCCTACAGTTCCTTGGGACAACACTGCTCCTATTGCTACATTACTAGCATCTGTTGTTAAAATAAACGATTTAGTGAAGTCGGGATACTGTAGTATGGGGTCATTACATAAGAGTGTTTTACAaaattcaaatgttttaatataGTTATCGTCGATGGTCACGTCTGACTTTCCTTTAAGTTGCTGAGTTAGAGGTTTAGTGATTTTGGCAAAATCTCTGATAAATCTTCTATAGTACCCCAGCAACCCCAGGAATGACTTAATTTCTTTTCTGGTTTTAGGCATAGGGAAGGCTTTAAtagtttcaattttctttggATTCGGTTTAACGCCTTTTTCGGTCACTATGTGGCCAAGATATTCTAATTCCTTCTTGAGGAATTCCGATTTATCTGGCTgaagttttaaatttgccaGAGTGAGTTTTTTGAAGATCGAGCTTAGGTGGTTGATATGTTCTTGTAAGGACGTCGAGAATACTATTATGTCGTCGAGATAAATCAGACAAAATTTGCCATTGAATTCTGCCAAGACATTATCCATCACCCTTTGGAAGGTTGCGGGTGCATTAGATAAGCCGAATGGCATTCGGATGAATTCGAAATGACCACCTACTGCGGAAAAGGCTGTTTTCGATCTATCTTTAGGCTCCACTTCAATTTGGTGGTAACCACTTGCTAGATCTAGGGCCGAAAAATACTGAGCTCTCCCTAGTTTGTCTAGAATTTCATTGATGTTGGGCATTGGGTATCTATCTTTGATCGTCTTGTCATTTAATTGTCTGAAATCTACAACCAGTCTCCATTTCTTCTTATTTGAAGCGTCCAATTTCTTTGGGACCAGAAAAACTGGAGCACTCCAAGGTGAATGGCTGTGCCTAATTATGTCCTGCTCTAGGAGTTTGTTAATTTGGTCggttatttctgttttttctgCAGGACTGTATCTGAAAGGTCTTTTGTGTACTGGTATTTCGTCAGTGGTTTTAATGCTATGTTTGACTCTATTAGTGAATGTTAATTTGTCTCCTTCTTTGTAGAATATATTAGGAAAttgtttgcataattttttgAACGCCGTTGTTTCTTCTGAATTTAAAAGTTCTAATCTTAGGGTACTgaacttttctttttccttttcggAGTTTATCGTACCATAGTCTTTAATATCATTTACTATATAGAATTCGTCCGTGTTAAAGTGATTTACCTCTATTGGTGTTTCTAGGTATAATTTTTCTTGCTTCTTGGAATAGTTTACCACCTCCATACAACTGTAATAGTTGTGGGCCGTGTACAGGCCTCCggtaataaacaaatttcctGAAACCTTTTGGtcttcaaataaaaatgtaccCTCCTTAATTGTGACGGGTAGCATTACCAATATCTTGGATGCTTCTTCTATGTTAAATAATTcagctttttgttttacttgctGCAGTAAttcaaaattgaatttgggTGTTGATAAGATTTTACTTGGTATATCTATTACTCCTAAAATTTTATTCAACGTGTTCATGCCTATAAGACCGTCAaaataattatgaaatttGAAGAGAAGTAACGGAAAGGTATCGTTACAGTTGTGtttagtaaataattttattttggctaTCTTGTTTACTTTATGAGAGCCTAGTGCTGTTGTGATTAAGATTGGTGTATTTAGGGTTTGTTGGTTATGTTCTTCAATAAGTTCTGGATTAATGAAGGAAGAAGTGGCACCTGTGTCCACTAGAAATTTTAGTGGACTGGTTGGACCgaagttaattaaaatgtacAATAAGGAACCTCCAACTTTAAATTTTTCTAAGTATCCCGTCTGTCCGACGaggcttttaattgaaaatttttatCATCAATATTATGTAACTCCTGTACACCTGCTGTCTCAATATTGTTAAGGGTCTGTCTTTGCTGTCCCGGATTTCCGTGATTTCGTGAGTAATTATTGTCTCTGTCATAGCGTTTTCTGTCCTCTTCTTTTGGCATAATAGCCCtcattttgttaaaatttcTGTCGTTGTCTCTGGGCTTTGAATAACTTCCTCTTTGATCCCTAGATCTGATGTTTCGGTCGAACTCCGATTTCTTATTATATTTCTCAACCCGATGTTCGTCATTTCTACGATAATCTCTCCCattataattgtaattgtttGATCTCGAACTCTGTGTTTGTCTAGACCAATTTTCTCTCATAAAAATATCCCTTTCCTTAATTGCCACATCATAGGCTTCTTGGAGACTCCTAGGTCTAAATGCTCTGACAGTAGACCCCAATGGGCCTTTAATGCCGTGTATAAACGTATACAAGCATGTTTTTTCAAAAGATTCCTTTTTAAGATTTAGTGCTGCTGTTTCTATTCCCATGTTTTCCATGGTTCTACCGTAAGTTGCTTGGATGTCTAAAATTCGTTCGTAAAATTCCTGCAGTGGCAATCTCTTGTGAACAAGTCCGTGAAGTTCAAAGTTTAGAGTTTCTTCGCTTCTTTTGTCAGCGAATTTCCCTATTAATGCTTCTTTGATGTCATCCCAGTTTAAGCCTATGcctaatgataataataacgCCTTTGCTTTACCTTCTAtcttgttttttattgctCTTAACAAGAACTGACCATACGGAGTTTTATCCGTGCCTCTAATGAGAAGAAGAATTTCCtcgatattatttataaattcgTTTAGGGTAGTTGGATCTCCATCATAGGGAGTAAGGTCGCGAATGCCATCCGGAATTTTTAGGGATAGGCAAATGTCCTGAGGGGAAATTGGAGGGGGTGGGGAAGAAAAGTTACTTGTCTCTGACGAACTAGTCATTGTGCTTGGTGCACTACTCGAAGAAGGTCTAATTCTGGGTGGTAGGGCAACCTGGTCTTCCCTAACGTCTGATAAGCTCGCACTCAAACGAGTACTACTTCTAGTCGCCGGAATAAGCTTCTTTACTTTAGCAAGTTTAGACATTTACTCTTTTAGAGAAATCCTTTAATTCTTAATTCTGTGTaattgtgtaaaaaaaaaaaaaaaattaagtgtatgtatttaattaatagTGTATATCTGTGTACGTGAACTTAATtaattgtgtgttttttatgtatacttaattaattgtgtgtttttatgtatacttaattaattgtgtgttgaatatttttgtttgcagaTGATGAACGATGGATTCGTGTTGAATAATTGTGATGAAAAGGAGCTGCATCAGGTCCAGTttccgactgcgccaattaacGAGTGAAGCCTTCCAGTGTCTTCCTTCTGTGGTCCTTTGTGTTTCTTTTCCCTCTATTGTTTCTTcccgattttaattaaaaggtATTTCCCTTTAAGGttgtgattttattttgatctCACTCCCCTCGAGTGtagcttaagactgacttaTTACAAAGGAGAATCAAGTATTATGTATGGCTCTGTGTTGTCGCGAATCTGCTGACCCAGCGGATTTGGGGAATGCCTCCGTTTTGCTGCGCTGTTTCCGCCTACACTGTTGCAACATGAGGGGACAACGAACTAGCGGCTCAGCGTGGAGGTTTAGGGGGGTGGGGAAGTAGTGGCGTGGACTGCTGATGTGGTCAGATGTGGGCCAACGAACTAATGGTTCTGGCGTggaggtttagggggtggggaaGTAGATGTAGATGTGGTAACTCTGGCAGTTGCGAAACGAAACTGAAAATGCGAGTGGGACACGGATTAGGGATTGGGTTTTGTGAACTGGGATTCGGCGGCCCCTTTACAATGCCACTTTGCTTAATGGCCCGATACTGAGCTTAATCGTTTTGTTTCAAGTTGCCATAAAAGGCCATAAAAGGAAATGCATACATCATAAAATGTTTCGCTGCTTCCTGCGAATTTTAATGCGAATCTCTTTATGACCAGCCACAAATTAGCCATCGAGCATGAAAACAGGCGAAATATTCGCTCTTTGAGTTCTATATCCAGGCATTCTAAGTTAAAGTAACTAAAATGTTAGCAAATAGCAGTACAAGTAGCCCTTGTGATCGCTGTCATCTCGATTTGGCCTGATTTCGAGAGAGCTGGAGTCAGTTGAAATCCATTCTCGATACCATTCGGATCGtagcccacaaaaaaaaactaccaaattccaaataaaattttttataaaaacaaaaaaaaaaacagttcgTAAATATTTCCGATTCCGTACAAATTTTTGAGCATCATGGTGTGGAATACGCTTTCCTTCTGGGACGGTCAACCAGTCACTTCCCCGGTATATCCCCGGATGGGGGATATGTGGAACCCCAATACCGCCGGCTACCAGAATTACCAACACCCTCAGAACCATTCGCATAGCAATTACTTTCAACGGATGGGCATGGGTGACATTCGCCAGATGAGCTGTCCCATGCCGAACTACTGTCCTCAATTCCGGGAGCCCGGATTGGACGATGTGGATGCCTTTTACGCTTACAACGGCATGGATATAACTCAGGCCTACGGCGGTGGATCTGGAGCTGGTCACGGAGCAGGATCTGGAGCGCGGGGCGACTTTTGGTAGTAACTCGTCAACCAATACCTGGCGTATGCTTCTTAATTTTCTGTGCGTTTGATATATGGAactattaaaatgttttattgaatAGTAATACCTTCAATATGTCAAATTCTGGGGGGGTATCCATTTGTCCATTTGTAAGTACATCATGACATGTGAGATACATCGCTTGCATGTGTCGCATTCgcaaatgaaaagttaagaggtgcaattgcaatttgccaAAATGAAAGTCCTAAAACAATCGTTGCATTTCGATTCaattcgtttcgattcgatgGCCTTCCTTGGGCATCTCATATTTCTGCAATTCCCATTTTACGGACAGCCTGCAGCCTGCGGCCTGTCATGGCTCGTCCTTAATTGATATGCCtgcgcaaatattttgctatAATTAAACAGTTGTCCGGCTCCAGGATGCCAGGATCTCTGGCTGCACTGCAGCACTTAATGGCCTGGCCACAAACATTTGTCCAGACGcttgctgccactgccactacCGCCGACGTTGCCTTTCACCAGCCTTTCACCTGACTGAGTCCTTCGCCTGAGGGCGGTACGGTACGGTACGGTATggaatggggggggggggggggcgtggccgggcaTGCCAGTCGGCGGTTTGTTTCCTTTACGGATCGAAGAGCAGGACTCCGGGCGAGCAAATTGCAGGCGGACTGCCGTTTCGGCAATTCCGGACCAAGTAAAACTTGATTAATGTCCGCTATTCAATTTCGTCTTTATCGTACCCTGGAGCAAAACGATCTCGCAAGGGGTATCACGAGTCTATCTTCATTCAGCTAAATTGAAGATTAACGATGTGCATTTCCCTAACAATTATAACAAAGTTGGCTACGAATCTGTTACCAACTTCTCTTTAATGATTTCagtttataataattttaaattagtaAATTATTGAATACAGCATACATTGctattttaattgattaagATATGCTGAATCACGAGTTCATCAGcaaaaatggattttatcAGCCAAATATACAGGAAGTATAAAAAACACTATTTTCTCTGTATaaagttttaatttcatttgtttctCAAAATAACGCAGACATTAAGAGGTACGTAATGGGCTTAATCCTTTGTTGTTCTTCTATGCAATTAAGCCCAAAAGTATTTAACAACAATTCCAGTTGAGTTTTCAGCCGCTTGgctggaaaatgtaaatggaaatgggaaaagcgGCGAGTCGAAAGGAAATGGCCAAACGCAAAAGGCGTTCAACTTgaaacacatacacaaacatatatatatataaacttatatatttatatagaacGCTTCGGGGGAATTCCGTGCGCTTTTCCCCCTTTCTCCTCGCCTTTCACCGCCTTTCTCCATCCATTGTCCATCGCTTTGCTGACTGTGtcaaaaatgtgttgaaaagTAACAGCAAAACAGAAAGTGACAGCCGTAAAAAGCGTTAGACTTGCCATCTAGCAGCCATTTTGCGCGCTGACAAATATGGCGGCAACTGTGGCGGGCAGGGGCGTGGCAAATCGGGAGCGGCTGGCAGATGGAAGAGATTTTCGCATTTCGTATCATAAATCCCGGACGCTcagcggcggaggaggcggatCCGACGGGCAAAAACGATTTACGACCACACGAATGCAGATATCAGACAGGAGTTACAGGCAGTCGCATCTGTACTGTGTATGATACAGCGGTACAGTGAAGACCCGCAATAAAGCATCAGCTATGTTAGTCTATTcctattttatatttcatagATTTTTTAAGCCTTTTTGCCAGTTTTTTTCTAAGTACGGAAAGTAGAAAGAGCATTGaatgtttgtatttttaagaTACTTTCATGCTTCTTACAAAGATACATCGATAATGGGATCACGAACAGAAAAGTTTTCAAGTTAAAGTGCAAAACTTAATCACTTTTTCATTCAAAGTCGATCCGCACTATTCTAATGCCCAactatttccatttcattaGTTCGCCCAAAGAGTTTTCCCTGTGCAAACAATACGTATctgtatgtaaataaatagCGCTACAATTGCTGCGTTTTCATTATCGCTTCCAATTCgattgcttttggcttttgatatatgaaattggcaaaagttttttgtttatttggcgttcaatGTTAGGGGGCTGAAATGAATTTAGAATGAAAATGGCTGTCAGCCGAGCAGATAACTTAAATGCCAACAGCCATGAAATGTCGGTctcaaaagtttttgtttaatttcgcATATAGTTTCTGTTGCCTGTTTGTTCCAATTAGATCACGTGACCTTAAACGCTTTCGCTGGTAAAAATTGTGCGAAATTCTCGACACTTTTGCAACGGtggaaattacaaaaaaacaTTAACTCTGTCTGTGGTTTGACTTTCAAAGGCCTTCGGCTCATTTCTTATTATATCCCGCCTGCAATTTCACTGATTAATTGCTGGGGTAGCATTACCTCCTTTGCCAACTGGTCCTTTCtacattttcgtttttattttttgtaattttatgtGTTTTCAGATACAATTGTTAGGCATTTTGGGTAGCTTGGGCTATCAGCTTGCAAGGGGGTTTAGCTAAAGGTATgcacaaaacaaatataaactATTGGAactaaaaaaatttatacaaatatcAAAAATAGAGTATATAATACTTAACACAATTAAATTGCTCAGAAATTCTTGGTAATTTTCGGCTTTTCCTATTTCCCTGAATACTTCCGTTCGTCGATTGCTTTGCTGACCTTCCAAATGGGACTGGACAAACAGTTGGGAACCGGGGTCAGGGGTCGTTTCGGTTTCGTGATTTCGCCTGCAGGGTAACATTTAATCGAACCCTGGAGGCAGGACATTCCCGCCAACTTGTTACCACGCCACCCGCCTCCCCGTCGCCGCCACCCGCCAAAAGCTGTTTACTTTGGTCGtttcccttttggccaacttttgtGGCAGCGACGGCAACAGCTcatctgtttttatttatgtatttcatttatttaattcaaacGTCTGACTGAGTTGTGCGCTCtgcggccacgcccccctttCGGCGCCGCCCCCTCCCTggcgtccttcgtcctgcgagCGGTCTTTGGTCCGTTGTTTAGTTTTGGCCGGAATTTGCATTTGGCCGAGTCCTTTTCCTTAGACACTGAACGAAAATTGTGATTAAATTAGGGGTAATTATGAAATAACTGAAAatattccttttttatttgcgtACTAAACAAATTGTAACTGAGCTtagctttaaatattttgggCTTTAGAAACGAACATGGTCTCAATATTTCTTGCAGTGTTCTTTCGCGGCCTTCTGTTTGCTTTGGTGTTTTTCTTCATTAAATGCGtttgaattaatttataatttgctGACGCTTATTTATGCCGCCTTATTCTCGCCAGCAATTCttcattttctcattttcttgGCCATTTTCACGCCTCGCCCGTAACTGTAATTAATTGTCATCGAATTTTCAACGAATCAGCCGATTTTTTCCGTGCGcagtttcattttttattcctTCGATGGTAATCGCTTTTTCTTTTCGCCGCCATGCCCAAAAGAATTAGAAATCTCAGTTTGAGTTAtgatgttgatgttgtggtGGCTGTTTCATGCCTCTTGAATTTTGATATATGAGCTATGGGGGTTCCAGTCCTCAGTTTTTGGCCACCACTTGGTTTTGGCCACTTGCACATCAAATTAGATTAGCCTAACTTATTGGGATGGCTTATACGGCTAACATAATTTGTTCTTATTCCATTTCAGCTTAATTTGTCTAACGAAAAACTAGGGAGTAATTTAcaacttatgtatatatttttcgcAGTTAACTTGTTAAAAActgtttgttttgcaattCTTTCGTTTTGGCCAGAACTTTGGTGAATAATAAATTACGAAAGTCCTTGAAAGCCTTGAAGATCTCTTATTGCTGCGtattttcgttttaattttctgTGCCTGTCCCCACTCTGGGTTTTCCAATTTTCCTTTGTGCGTCGAGCACCACAGATTCTTGCTTATGATTGAGCCCAGGgccaggcaaaaaaaaaaaaaaaaacagaaaatggAAAGGACGAAACAAAGGCAGGACGACTGGAGTACAGGGAAAAGGCTTCAAGTGAAATGGTAACAGATATTTCGAGTGACACACCAAAAGTGTGGCAATTACAGAACAGAAATTGTCAATTGATTGCCACTTAACACGTGCGCTCACTTCATACGCAAAAATAGACAAAGGGCGACGAATCGTAGGTCCGCAGAGAGATCCCTTCATGTCATCTGTCAATTGAGCCGCACAAAACCCTTTCCGCATTTTCCACACTTCCgttggccacaaaaaaaaaaaaaaaatctagtCAAATCTCACTGATTCGTACTTATGCTAACTGAGCTGCGATAAACTCGGCTAAGCCGAAAGTTCGCCTGATTTATCCTATGCAAAAGTCATTCGGCTTCAATCGGTCGTGAAATTGTTTAGTGCATTAAGACGTTTTCTGAGTTCTTGATTTTCCTCAGTCGTGTATTACATATCTTCATCAAATATTGACAGATGGTAATAAGTCAAAATCAATTGCAAGCCATTAGgttggaatattttttttgaataaatgcTGCTTAGGGGGAATGGAGCCGACCAATgtttattttcgcatttattgCTTACTTCTTTGTCACCTTTAAGTTTACTTTTCTTGGCTTTGAAGTCGTTTagatcaatgaaaatatattgagAGTACATCCAAGTTAATGCAAATCAAACGTTTTACCCACATTAAATAATCTTGAATTTTTagatttaaattattcaaaaagtCGGTACATTTGTCTAATTTCCTGCTTACCATCTTGAACTTATATTCCTGATTCTTTTGTGCGGCAACATTAGTCATTTGGACACttattcacatttttttttttgttctacCATTTCTTTGACACTTCTTTGGCCATTAAGTGGGTGGCACAAAAAAAGTGGCTACTCCATTGTGGACTGTAGCGAACATCAATCAAGAGCTTTTCGTCctgtttcaatttcaatttcaaattcgAACACAAATCCAATTTGCAGCGCCGGCATTTAAATGAATGTTTCATTTATATCTATAAATACGCGGCGCGCAgttaattaaacataaatgaaTCAACATAATTATATTGTGCACACAGACGACACTCGCACATGTCCAattgcctgtgtgtgtgtgtgtgtgccgggGTCCTGTTGATTTTATGCAATTTgcttatgcaaattttattcGCATAATTTCGCGTATTTTGCCAagtaaatttttcattttcccttttttgttttagcctccttctctttttttgttttgccactGAATTTGAGGTGAGCTCTATGCGCAGTCTgcgtgttttattttttgaatatATGAATGTGTCCTCAAATTATGAAGCCGCTTGTGCTGTGCATTAAAAATCGCAAATTTTATGGTCTGGCGTTGGTCTGTAGTTTCACTTTAGTTTAATttcatattataatatatttataaaatattatttatataccaTTGTTCTGGTTTGGTCTTGTTAACacaaattgtaatatttgttgtaagataaacatatatttatacattttcccCACTGATTTCATATCCCAAACATATCAAACAACTTGCATCCCAGTGGACAAACCAAATCTgagagcaaacaaacaatttttatactTTAAGTCAGTGATGGTTTAAAACACTAAGCTGTAATTGGGGAATTGGCTTGGCCAAAAGCATGGACATGGCCAAAAGTTAACGCACACAATTGCGCAATTCccttgttggccaaaaggtcAACGAATAATAAGTTGTGTAGAAAAGCAAAACGGCGAATAGCCTATACtctttttattcaattttattagGATATTTTTTCTATAGTCGACCAAACatagaatgtcatacctcgctgaacTCGTCATAAAATTTCCCATCGACTGGCATTCACAGTtctaaatgtaattttttgtccgtttttcgcaaaaaatgatgatgttaccccttataaaaaatcaaaaaattggaaaaaaattaattttttcaaattaagaAAATGGTTACAGAAATCGTTTATTTGGATCATTAGCTGTATAAAACagtaatttgtttttgaatgtGGAAccgcttttggccaagttacaCTGAAACAACTTTTAGAAGTCATCgaatttttacaaaaattgaaatgatcaaaaaattgtatttaataaaaataagttatGGTGTCAgcctttaaaaaaattaagttataCACACAAGAATGCTTAAtaatttttctaaatttaaatattatggcAAAGGTGGCCGAAATCAACGAGAATGCaaagggaaatgggaaaatgtaAGAGTTCTCAATTCCCGGCAGAGAAAAAACCCAACCGTACATGCAGCCATTTTCCAAAACTGTAACTCAGTTTTCATATGGGCATGGCGAAGTCCTCATGAAGTGGCAAATTATATCATTAAAACTTTAGCCAGAACAACAGAAAGTTGAACTAACGCTGAAAAATGTTGGCCATTTCCCAACCTCccttcccaaaaaaaaaagaaacaaaaataacaaattagaGGGGCGCCTCGAGGTTGCCAACTCATAGAGCAATTCATTTGtgaattcattcataaaaacTAAGATGCACTTAAGGCGAACTTGCACTTGCAAATCCGAGAAGGTGAAAGTGGGATTCGAGTTTTCCGGAAAATGGGCTTAGACACCCGAAACCAGAAGCcataatacatatgtacgtctGTTTGGTCGGGCCAACTTTGTTGCGAGAAGCAAAACTTTGGCGAAATGTTTGAGCTCTAGTACAGTGCGTTTCATGATTGTAGAAGAAAAGaaattctttatttatttcacaGAATGTAATGCTTTTTGATAGCTTTTAAGCAAGTAAACCATATAAATGTGGAAATAGAATTAAAGGATATggatttatatttttatcgTGACTTAAACAAGTATCTTCGACTGAAATGGTTTcgtttaaat
The DNA window shown above is from Drosophila melanogaster chromosome X and carries:
- the CG11106 gene encoding uncharacterized protein, isoform B, yielding MVWNTLSFWDGQPVTSPVYPRMGDMWNPNTAGYQNYQHPQNHSHSNYFQRMGMGDIRQMSCPMPNYCPQFREPGLDDVDAFYAYNGMDITQAYGGGSGAGHGAGSGARGDFW